A window of the Eschrichtius robustus isolate mEscRob2 chromosome 5, mEscRob2.pri, whole genome shotgun sequence genome harbors these coding sequences:
- the SGO2 gene encoding shugoshin 2 isoform X2, with protein MLLQKEVEKLNFENTFLRLKLNNLNKKLIEIEALMNNNLITAIEMSTLSEFHQSPFLLPSSKKKRVSKQCKLMRLPFARVPLTSNDDDDDDKEKMQCGNIMSKTSPDSPSLVSTQHNLELLFLKENDQNVCGVNDSKHISSIVDILPKESHSHSDQSSRSSLMSEMKNAQSMSHRKKSSPSNVTKRKKRVSSWESNNPADTPCVTDLDQQQISSPILNWNNEIKDCTNEANIKMQRNIMCLPASSESTSEPTAEGMNPVQVNDDFQLQKTVYDDDMDLTASEVSKIVTVSTGTKNKRDNKKPNDCGMTTFRKVKDPSSEKKRERSKRQFKNSSDVNIEEKIKNGPERRSVVLDGKGDSEEPNFIFSTEQLTQLNMLKKITLHNGFDQDDRQSTQYNKKKKRIHVTDDQEETYSFSQSSDKFQQDSKFDMGPSSLAYKKSKTSRQTFVIHTLEKDNLFPNQKVKETTSENLGVTSEFQTAYLSNKDNGKLCDYETQNMLDLKKHVTDMQPTQQNESKINKKLRQKINRKTEIISEMNQMLGDNAKDVQGPGKGNFSFQTREDKEIISGNLEVSNDFQKSGISTSNNGNLCDCETQNVLGLQKQITDVYPVQQNESKINKNLRQKVNRKTEIISEVNLLANNKSGYCPEKGNSFFLTQDKEIISENLEGTSEFQTPPLASKDSRNLYDYDTQNVLGVKKHVYDIQPACQNESKLDKKLRQKVCQKTEIISEINQIYKNDDKGMHDPEKGNLLSLTQKDKEIIPENLEDANEFQIADPSLRGNRNPCDYETQNLLGVKKHATDTGKQNESKINKSLRQKVSRKTEIILEMNQKNELNDKGVHDTVKGAFFSLTPKDKETISENLEVTNEFQMIYLPTKNNGNLYTQSMLDLKKHVTDKQPAQQNESKINKKLRQKVNRKTEIISEMYQIYEDDKDEHGQESYTKDLNLKINKSKQRLEGQGIISGYCMEINSNEKENGGQISNPYKPVKKRGKESSGKAKNILAKGNNKPILHLTGSSQTSVSLEPGLKHTTDETDSDPGNQMELHKNPKQSTTTLNKKRDIPFVEVTKEGECQVKKINKMTSKSKKRKTFVDPSPDSHELMEIISDTIQGISVESEYAVKEKNLENEEIVKIKPDFYTKMLKSLSQIYSPNRQDSSFNSVPEGSKPLSISSSKNLKENFALESSPIFQISDDVHEKMEKMKFKVNQRTQRSEIGVRMLQDLTNTSFVSNNTAKSENKLEDLSSELSSRRRRCTPLSLKEPSLKGKMRR; from the exons GGTTCCATTAACttcaaatgatgatgatgatgacgataaaGAGAAAATGCAGTGTGGCAATATCATGTCAAAGACATCACCTGATAGCCCCTCTTTGGTATCAACTCAGCATAACTTGGAATTgttatttcttaaagaaaatgatCAGAATGTTTGTGGTGTAAATGATTCAAAACACATTTCTTCTATTGTTGATATACTTCCCAaag AAAGCCATTCCCACTCAGACCAAAGTTCCAGGAGTTCTCTAATGAGTGAGATGAAAAATGCCCAGTCGATGAGCCACAGAAAGAAGTCATCTCCTAGTAATGTGACTAAAAGGAAAAAACGTGTATCATCTTGGGAATCAAATAATCCTGCAGACACTCCCTGTGTAACAGATTTGGATCAACAACAGATTTCAAGTCCAATATTAAATTggaataatgaaataaaagattGTACTAACGAAGcaaatattaaaatgcaaagaaaCATAATGTGCCTTCCTGCCTCATCTGAGTCTACAAGTGAACCTACTGCAGAGGGCATGAATCCAGTTCAGGTTAATGATGACTTTCAATTGCAAAAAACTGTGTATGATGATGACATGGATTTAACTGCTAGTGAAGTAAGCAAAATTGTTACAGTTTCAACAGgcactaaaaataaaagagataataaAAAACCAAATGATTGTGGAATGACAACTTTCAGAAAAGTGAAAGATCCAAGctctgaaaaaaagagagaaagatcaaagagacaatttaaaaatagttcaGATGTGAATATTGAGGAAAAGATCAAAAATGGACCGGAAAGAAGATCTGTTGTCCTGGATGGCAAAGGGGATTCAGAAGaaccaaattttattttcagtactGAACAGCTGACTCAGTTGAACATGCTGAAGAAAATAACCCTTCATAATGGCTTTGATCAGGATGACAGACAAAGTACACAGtataacaaaaagaagaaaagaattcatGTAACAGATGATCAAGAGGAAACATACTCTTTCTCCCAAAGTTCAGATAAATTCCAGCAGGACAGTAAATTTGATATGGGTCCTAGTTCTCTAGCTTATAAGAAAAGTAAAACTTCTAGACAGACATTTGTGATTCATACATTAGAAAAAGATAACTTATTCCCAAACCAAAAGGTTAAGGAAACCACCTCTGAAAACCTAGGAGTCACAAGTGAATTTCAAACAGCTTATCTTTCCAACAAAGATAATGGAAAGTTATGTGATTATGAGACCCAAAATATGTTAGATTTGAAAAAGCATGTCACTGATATGCAACCCACTcagcaaaatgaatcaaaaataaataagaagcttAGGCAGAAAATAAATCGGAAGACAGAAATAATTTCTGAAATGAACCAAATGCTTGGGGATAATGCCAAAGATGTGCAAGGCCCAGGAAAAGGTAACTTTTCCTTCCAAACCCGAGAGGATAAAGAAATCATCTCTGGAAACCTAGAAGTTTCAAATGACTTTCAAAAATCTGGTATTTCCACTAGCAATAATGGAAACCTGTGTGATTGTGAGACCCAGAATGTATTGGGTCTGCAAAAGCAGATCACCGACGTGTACCCTGTTcagcaaaatgaatcaaaaaTTAATAAGAATCTTAGGCAGAAAGTAAATCGGAAGACAGAAATAATTTCCGAAGTGAATCTTTTAGCTAATAACAAAAGTGGGTATTGCCCAGAAAAGGGTAACTCTTTCTTTCTAACCCAGGATAAAGAAATTATCTCTGAAAACCTAGAAGGCACAAGTGAGTTTCAAACACCTCCTCTTGCTTCCAAAGATAGTAGAAACCTATATGATTATGACACTCAGAATGTTTTGGGGGTGAAAAAGCATGTTTATGATATACAACCTGCTTGTCAAAATGAATCAAAACTAGATAAGAAGCTTAGGCAAAAGGTGTGTCAGAAGACAGAAATCATTTCTGAAATCAACCAAATATATAAGAATGATGACAAAGGAATGCATGACCCAGAAAAAGGTAACTTACTTTCTCTAAcccaaaaagataaagaaatcatCCCTGAAAACCTAGAAGATGCAAATGAGTTTCAGATAGCTGATCCTTCCCTCAGAGGTAATAGGAATCCATGTGATTATGAGACTCAAAACCTTTTAGGGGTGAAAAAGCATGCTACTGATACTGGGAAGCAAaatgaatcaaaaataaataagagtctCAGGCAGAAAGTAAGTCGGAAGAcagaaataattttggaaatgaaCCAAAAAAATGAATTGAACGACAAAGGTGTACATGACACAGTAAAAGGTGCCTTCTTTTCCCTAACCCCAAAGGATAAAGAAACCATTTCTGAAAACCTAGAAGTCACAAATGAATTTCAAATGATTTATCTTCCCAccaaaaataatggaaatttaTATACCCAGAGTATGTTGGATTTGAAAAAGCATGTCACTGATAAGCAACCCGCTCAGCAGaatgaatcaaaaataaataagaagcttAGGCAGAAAGTAAATCGGAAGACAGAAATAATTTCTGAAATGTACCAGATATATGAGGATGATAAAGATGAGCATGGCCAAGAAAGCTATACAAaagatcttaatttaaaaataaataaatctaaacaaAGACTTGAAGGCCAAGGTATTATCAGTGGATACTGTATGGAAATCAacagtaatgaaaaagaaaatggtggtCAAATTTCAAATCCTTATAAACCAGTTAAAAAGCGTGGGAAAGAATCGTCAGGCAAGGCAAAGAACATTTTGGCAAAAGGTAACAACAAACCTATTTTGCACTTAACAGGTTCTTCACAGACGTCTGTCTCCTTAGAACCAGGTTTAAAACACACTACTGATGAGACAGATTCTGACCCTGGAAACCAAATGGAACTACATAAGAATCCAAAGCAAAGCACTACAACTCTGAATAAAAAGAGAGATATCCCCTTCGTGGAAGTGACAAAGGAAGGAGAGTGCCaggtcaaaaaaataaataaaatgacatccaaatcaaagaaaaggaagacCTTCGTAGATCCTTCTCCAGATAGTCATGAACTAATGGAGATAATATCTGACACCATTCAGGGAATATCAGTTGAATCTGAATATgctgttaaggaaaaaaatttggaaaatgaggAAATTGTCAAAATTAAGCCAGACTTTTACACAAAAATGTTGAAATCTTTATCTCAGATATATTCACCTAACAGACAAGATTCTTCCTTTAACAGTGTTCCTGAGGGTTCAAAACCTTTGAGTATTTCTTCTagtaaaaatctgaaagaaaattttgCTCTGGAGAGCTCACCCATCTTTCAAATAAGTGATGATGTGCATGAGAAGATGGAAAAGATGAAATTTAAAGTCAACCAAAGAACACAAAGATCAGAAATAG GTGTTAGAATGCTACAGGACTTGACAAATACCAGTTTTGTTTCAAATAACACTGCTAAATCTGAAAACAAGTTAGAAGATCTATCTTCGGAGCTGTCAAGCCGAAGAAGAAGGTGTACTCCTCTCTCTTTAAAAGAGCCAAGTCTCAAAGG GAAGATGAGAAGATGA